From a single Erpetoichthys calabaricus chromosome 1, fErpCal1.3, whole genome shotgun sequence genomic region:
- the LOC114666332 gene encoding gastrula zinc finger protein XlCGF57.1-like has product MSSSKDDVMEQRLAHIKKEDNEWGLAHLAPLKDYEKRISVFKEESEETMFGIKTEDSKQVSVSHEKKPEDESSGNGFSLLVCSEPLKERSCPVSVAPTQYTSSDRCDKRSPKSPDLEVEIPDRTCYKREIAEQSTEKHLGTSEESDNFSPPSFAQTFLHCRPQQKQYDEHSKELKPGPEILKLTSLPFSSFHIVSLSGIDAVSSKPEQSISSIDFYICQECGSSFKRKSNYKHHQKIHMRKTPCCCSECGKQFASIRSLHLHKRIHTVEKPHCCTECGKRFSQIWLLESHTKIHTRGKPHCCSECGKQFSQVGHLQIHTRVHTGEKPHCCSECGKRFSQINSLHVHSRIHTGEKPYCCSECGKRFSHSSILRRHTQSHTGEKPYSCSECGNKFSTSHNLRKHMRIHTGEKPYCCSDCGKQFTTSTSLRSHTRIHTGEKPYCCFECGKRFSRTSELRKHSRIHTGEKPHHCSECGKQYSDARSLQSHVKIHTGEKPHCCTECGKRFLHKSSLQSHLKIHIPLKKLNLEFQRSEGNVFKNI; this is encoded by the exons ATGTCTTCATCCAAAGATGATGTCATGGAGCAAAGACTGGCCCACATCAAGAAAGAGGATAATGAGTGGGGCTTAGCCCACCTTGCACCACTGAAAGACTATGAGAAGAGAATTTCGGTTTTCAAAGAGGAATCTGAAGAGACAATGTTTGGCATTAAAACAGAAGATTCCAAACAGGTCTCTGTTAGCCATGAAAAAAAACCTGAAGATGAGTCTTCAGGGAATGGTTTCAGTTTACTGGTGTGTTCAGAACCTTTGAAAGAGAGGAGTTGTCCTGTCTCGGTAGCCCCTACACAATACACTTCATCAGACCGTTGTGACAAACGGAGTCCTAAATCACCAGACTTGGAGGTTGAAATTCCTGACAGGACATGTTACAAGAGAGAAATTGCAGAACAGTCAACTGAAAAGCACCTTGGAACAT CAGAAGAAAGCGacaacttctccccaccttcatTTGCTCAGACATTCCTCCATTGCAGACCACAACAGAAACAGTATGATGAACATAGCAAAGAATTAAAACCTGGACCAGAGATCTTAAAACTGACCTCTCTGCCATTTAGTTCTTTTCATATTGTCAGCTTATCAGGAATAGATGCTGTTAGCAGTAAACCGGAGCAAAGTATCAGTTCAATAGACTTTTATATCTGCCAAGAGTGTGGGAGCAGTTTTAAGCGCAAATCTAATTATAAGCATCATCAGAAGATTCATATGAGGAAAACTCCAtgctgctgttcagaatgtggtaaacaatttgCAAGCATCCGGAGTCTACATTTacataaaagaattcacactgtgGAGAAACCTCATTGTTGTACTGAGTGTGGCAAAAGGTTTTCACAGATATGGCTACTTGAAAGCCACACTAAAATCCACACTCGGGGGAAGcctcattgctgttctgaatgtggcaaacaattctcacaaGTAGGCCATCTCCAGATACACACAAGagttcatactggagaaaaaccccattgctgttctgaatgtgggaaacgattCTCACAAATAAACAGTCTGCACGTACactcaagaattcacactggtgaAAAACCTtactgttgttctgaatgtggtaaaagatTTTCACACAGTAGCATTCTTCGTAGACACACACAaagtcatactggagagaagccatactctTGTTCAGAGTGTGGCAATAAATTTTCCACTAGTCACAATCTTCGGAAGCATatgagaattcacactggggagaagccatactgctgttccGACTGTGGAAAACAATTCACCACCAGCACCAGCCTACGGAGCCACAcgagaattcatactggagagaaaccatattgctgttttgaatgtggcaaaagattttcaCGCACAAGCGAACTTCGTAAACATTCaaggattcacactggagaaaaacctcatcATTGCTCAGAATGTGGCAAGCAATATTCAGATGCAAGAAGCCTTCAGAGCCATGTaaaaattcatactggagagaagcctcaTTGCTGTACAGAATGTGGAAAACGATTCTTACACAAAAGCAGCCTTCAGAGCCATTTAAAAATTcatattcctttaaaaaaactCAACCTAGAATTTCAAAGGAGTGAGGGGaacgtttttaaaaatatatag